The genomic window GggtctgagcagcagcagtaactgaTGTTTGTAAAGTTAACATGAATTCAACTGAGTCACATTCAAGtcatatttttaatacaaaatgacacttttttacCTCTTTGCTAATTTgctctttttctatttcatacaagtttaacaataaatataaaaaatgaaacattggttgtgttttttcttcctggtaaataaaacctttgtctttaatgatatttcatttataaatgtatatttttcaaTGGTCCAGTTTGTCCAGGAGACACATCGAGCTACAAGAAGACTTTCCTGAAATTAAAGTTTTTGCAACTTTTTCAGAACAAATGTGCAGCCTTCAGTCAGCTGTTTAACCTCTAGAGCCCTTTATGTGATGTATAGAACATATTATATAACACCAGCAGAGTTATACACTATAATAATCTATAGATACACTGGTTTAATGtgcttatatacagtataataatctATAGATACACTGGTTTAATGtgcttatatacagtataataatctATAGATACACTGGTTTAATGtgcttatatacagtataataatctATAGATACACTGGTTTAATGtgcttatatacagtataataatctATAGATACATTGGTTTAATGTGCTTATATACACTATAATAATCTATAGATACACTGGTTTAATGtgcttatatacagtataataatctATAGATACACTGGTTTAATGtgcttatatacagtataatatatataatctatGATGGAAGAACAGAAGGATGTTTGAAGGTTTTTAGTCGCTCGAGTCTCCGAAGTCGTCGTCCTCCATCTGTCGTCCAATCACCTCCAGCTGtactttcttcttctgtcctttctgCTCCACCTCTTTGTCCGTGTTCTCTGATTGGGCGTACCAGGGCTGAGCGGCGGCGCCAGGACAGGTCCTGCCTCCTCTGCGGAAGCCCCCCCTGCCGGCTCGGACCAGCCCCCAgccctgcgtgtgtgtgtcggaCCCGCCCTCCTGCACACCGTGGGTCAGGTCCAGCTCCTTGGCGCTGAGGGACGGCATCCGGACCGGAACTGTGTTGCCGAACTTTGAGTAGTCGACGCAGTAGCGGCCGTCCTCCTCGGTGATGATGGAGACGAAGCGGCGCCCCCACAGGATCTCCTCTGGGGTGTAGGAGGTCCGAGCCTGCATTGTGATCCCCGTCGTCTCCACCACGCCTGGAACACAGACCAGCACCGGCTCAGAGATGCACCAATCAGCccattaatcaatcaatcaagcaaTCAATCAAGCAATCAATCAAGCAATCAAGCAAGCAATCAAGCAAGCAATCAAGCAATCAATCAAGCAATCAATCAAGCAATCAAGCAATCAATTAAACAATcaagcaatcaatcaatcaaccaatcaatcaaccaatcaatcaaccaatcaatcaaccaatcaatcaaccaatcaatcaatcaatcaatcaatcaatcaatcaatcaatcaatcaatcaacaggAAACTAACCAGCAACTATTCTGAatattgattctttttttttctttttaagataaaattatgatttgatgttttaaggtCACATGACAGTAACTCCCAGCTGCTGTCTGcacttctttttgtttctattgttgcttttccattatacagttctagctctactctaCTGGGTTTTGGTTCCAGGGGGTTTTCCATGACTTCATAGAACCTACTCAATGTGAGCGAGGTCGTCATAGTACGACtagtactatccctgatggaggagcagcaggtaccaggtactatccctgatggaggagcaggtaccaggtactatccctgatggaggagcagcaggtaccaggtactatccctgatggaggagcagcaggtaccaggtactatccctgatggaggagcagcaggtaccagaaactatccctgatggaggagcagcaggtaccaggtactatccctgatggaggagcagcaggtaccaggtactatccctgatggagcagcaggtaccaggtactatccctgatggaggagcagcaggtaccaggtactatccctgatggagcagcaggtaccaggtactatccctgatggagcagcagcaggtaccaggtactatccatgatggagcagcaggtaccaggtactatccctgatggaggagcagcaggtaccaggtactatccctgatggaggagcagcaggtaccaggttctatccctgatggaggagcaggtaccaggtactatccctgatggagcagcaggtaccaggtactatccctgatggagcagcaggtaccaggtactatccctgatggaggagcagcaggtaccaggtactatccctgatggagcagcaggtaccaggtactatccctgatggaggagcagcaggtaccaggtactatccctgatggaggagcaggtaccaggtactatccctgatggaggagcaggtaccaggtactatccctgatggaggagcagcaggtaccaggtactatccctgatggagcagcaggtaccaggtactatccctgatggagcagcaggtaccaggtactatccctgatggagcagcaggtaccaggtactatccctgatggaggagcaggtaccaggtactatccctgatggaggagcagcaggtaccaggtactatccctgatggagcagcaggtaccaggtactatccctgatggagcagcaggtaccaggtactatccctgatggaggagcaggtaccaggtactatccctgatggagcagcaggtaccaggtactatccctgatggagcagcaggtaccaggtactatccctgatggaggagcaggtaccaggtactatccctgatggagcagcaggtaccaggtactatccctgatggaggagcagcaggtaccaggtactatccctgatggagcagcagcaggtaccaggtactatctctgatggagcagcagcaggtaccaggtactatccctgatggagcagcagcaggtaccaggtactatccctgatggagcagcaggtaccaggtactatccctgatggaggaacagcaggtaccaggtactatccctgatggagcagcaggtaccaggtactatccctgatggagcagcaggtaccaggtactatccctgatggagcagcagcaggtaccaggtactatccctgatggagcagcaggtaccaggtactatccctgatggaggagcagcaggtaccaggtactatgcCTACGGACTAGAAatgagtagagctagaactatataatggaaaagccccatagAACATGAACTTCGTGTTGCTACGTGTTGCTGCTtggtctctctctgtttctctctcaggcGCCCcctatctgtctctgtctgtacTGTCAGGTAGAAACAGCTGAGTTGGATCAGTAATCAGCTGGTGAGGTGAGGTGGGAACTTTTCTCCTCAGCATGTTTTTGcgttttcatttcttttgttagtttgttcAGTTCAGGATGAAGATCATCGCTAACctcatttttggttttgtgtgGTTCAACTAggattcaattatttttttgttttcactgttgATTTAAAGTAAAACCTTAAAGATGAATTCTCTCGTGTTGTTGGTCTCTAGTGGAGCCTGTGTGTGTTAGAGGGAGCGTAACCCGTCTCATCTAACAGGAACTCCTCATTGTGAGGTGTAGATGTTGGACCCAAAGGTGCATGCTGACCTTCCAGGATGACGATGATCTCCAGGTCCTCGGAGGACAGCGAATGGGCGGAAAGCTCGTACAGAGGACTTCCTCTCTCCATGGTGTGGCTGATGATCAGAGGAGAAACCAGGAAGATGCCGTTACTCCTCAGAGGATTCTCCACCTGGATGTCCAGCTGACACACCGGGATCACCTCGCCCTCCGCCGTCACCGTCCGCCGGATCACCTGCACACACCGAAACCGGCTTCagcaaagcactttaaaaatcGGTAACCTGAGACGGGCGAGCGCGACCTCACCTGCAGCTGAATGGTGGCAGAGATGATCATACTCTTCCTCAGGTCGCCCACTCTGAACATGAAGGTGGGCCGGCCATTTCGAGGCGCGATGACGGCGTTTCTGGAGAAGATGAGCGTCTCGGCCCGCCGGTTGGCCTGCGCCGTCTTCATGAACACACAGCCGAGCATCACGGCGTTGACGATCAGACCCAAAATGTTCTGCACGATCAGCACAGTGATGGCCAGAGGACACTCCTCCGTCACCATCCGGCCCCCAAAACCGATGGTCACCTGGAGAGGACGAAAGCCGCGCTGTCAACAGTCTGCAGCTTTTTACTAATGTGATCACATTTATTATCAACTAAGTAATGAGTCTGAATTTTACAGCAGGCTGCAGTAATTACTGTGAGAAGCACCATGCAGTAATTTAGCCAAAAATATTGtagtttaaatgtaattttgtggTTAACATGAAAACGCTGCTGTGATATTACTGTGAATTGTTGTCATTTCAGATCATAACTACAGTATCATATTGTAATTCTGTATTTTCACAGTAACATTGTGTCTGGTTTGCTGTACAAACACAATAATACATTACTGTGAATTCATATAAATAACTGTAGAATAATTACAGTATAACACTGTGGATTTACTGCAACTAGCCAGCAGTTTACTGTGAAATGACAATAATCATTTTCACAGTGTGCATCATGAGACTCTCACCTGGACCTCGATGGAGAAGAGGAAGGCGGAGGTGAAGGAGTGGATGGCGGTGACGCAGGGGACGGGGCCCGGCTCCTCGGAGTCACGAGGCTGCAGGTCTCCATGAGCGAAGGCCAGGAGCCACCAGATCATAGCGAACAGCATCCAGGAGCAGAGGAAGGCCGAGGTGAAGATGAGGAGGGAGTAATGCCACTTCAGGTCCACCATGGTGGTGAAGACATCCTGCAGGAAGCGACCCTGAAACACACCAAGAACCACCAGTCGTGTTTCTGCCTCAATGGAAGTCCACTGTTCTCTGTTCTCTGCTTTTACTCTCTGAATATCTAAATCCACTAAGTTCACCagggttaaaacacacaataatacaatgACCAACACCAACTGATCAatagaaatatgaaaagcagaaaaataaagtgaaacaacaacaaaaataaataaatataaatcatacaAAGTATTAATGAACTATCAGTTTTTATCTAACTTTTTCTTCTCCAGGCTTTTGCCTCAGAACCTGCAAACTTAAATACATCAAAACTAAAAAGACTTTTCATTCTTTGCTCATCAGAACGCAGATACACGTCAGGATCCAGTCGAGTCAGTGATCATGTCCAGTTGCACATGATCACGGTGACGTCACCtgttggtttgtggactcctaTTTAGAAAACTCAAATTTTGCACCTTGACCATCACCATCTTGGTTTCTTTGAAGCcagaagtgatgagaagtgaccTGAGTCCTACAACAGC from Scomber scombrus chromosome 6, fScoSco1.1, whole genome shotgun sequence includes these protein-coding regions:
- the kcnj11l gene encoding potassium inwardly rectifying channel subfamily J member 11, like translates to MLARKGLLPDGFLLTRLAEDQNQSNRSRSRSQKARFITKTGSCNVAHKNIREQGRFLQDVFTTMVDLKWHYSLLIFTSAFLCSWMLFAMIWWLLAFAHGDLQPRDSEEPGPVPCVTAIHSFTSAFLFSIEVQVTIGFGGRMVTEECPLAITVLIVQNILGLIVNAVMLGCVFMKTAQANRRAETLIFSRNAVIAPRNGRPTFMFRVGDLRKSMIISATIQLQVIRRTVTAEGEVIPVCQLDIQVENPLRSNGIFLVSPLIISHTMERGSPLYELSAHSLSSEDLEIIVILEGVVETTGITMQARTSYTPEEILWGRRFVSIITEEDGRYCVDYSKFGNTVPVRMPSLSAKELDLTHGVQEGGSDTHTQGWGLVRAGRGGFRRGGRTCPGAAAQPWYAQSENTDKEVEQKGQKKKVQLEVIGRQMEDDDFGDSSD